A genomic region of Gossypium hirsutum isolate 1008001.06 chromosome D01, Gossypium_hirsutum_v2.1, whole genome shotgun sequence contains the following coding sequences:
- the LOC107922559 gene encoding sporulation-specific protein 15 isoform X1, with protein sequence MSEFHDLENSGTVDNRPIYPQSSTNQVELSHVDSREDLFVDAPDELNNDNKEGGMPAVSPNVAVSEGKRNAVARLFDETDNNDSNHFVNEMEHLRALLEQAVDEKERLEVKYKEEMEVLSREIHMKDQEIERLNARDISSVAEAGKEVFTEKNRQYEVTMERILAALASVVNQGDVMGHSSGEQVDLVEKSMLALIEKYNQFLFEVNQLRQCLTKAEYDFGVQEFGTLFVAVRDELFELRRKEALLVEKIGLLEDENRKFVEQVENEKVTVNTLNSELGKTKAECEEEKMKCANTKEKLNLAVTKGKSLVQQRDALKQSLADKASELDKCLAELQEKTSALEAAESHNVELVKSENLVASLQELLSQKTLIVETFEHILSHLDVPEELQSVDIVGRARWLANERNELKGASLDFCRLKDSICAIDLPENVSFSDLGSRLAWLKESFYRAKDDINMLQNEMSRTKETASDEIDKLSALRSAVQQEKDYIMEELDHLRIKNDEIVAKAEQISLDKDHLSDSLAAELTEKDKIQKELDDLTNKYENIVGKVHQLSSEKDQMFRLLVEGSGKVMGDQEVIEETSSNLPVLIDRCLEKLKEQTSPSVETPFVDAELFEKYQSLLYVRDLELMLCKEILEEDMLVWSQLNDLSNQFRVTSQELFSLKEEKDVLQKDLERSEEKAGLVREKLTMAVKKGKGLVQDRDNLKILLEEKKSEIEKLRLEIQQEESRVAECRDQINTLSADLERVPKLESNLVAMKEERDQLEKFLTESNSILQRVVESIDRIVIPVDSEFLEPVEKLDLLAGYFGDCRTANTQTEQELMEVKEESSNLAGKLAQAQETMKLLEDALAVVKNDLSQLAEEKKEMEFDKKHIEIELQKTIEEARLLEKACDARKSLEEALSQAENKTSVLITEKEDVQGNKSASDMEVEKMREEIAIQTSRLAEAYNTITTLENALSLAEKTVASLTEQNNNAQVEITNLDNELKKLKNETDTHTSQLKDAGITIKLPDNVLAKAENDFSALLGEKRTADQEVSTLNSKLNVCMEELAGSSGNLASRSMELIGHLNNLQMLAKDQSLLSTMRQCFDRNTERLKDMDLTIKNVREYLFDKDLKLQQGYPFSEDIASLLRQFSDDIDNTLNIEMENDEANAINAVDVSLCFRRVTEGFQMRNKILADRFEGFSSFLDESIATLLKKLQAIEDEVKSMIKHKESFKQEYVQKELDDLTSKYEKVVEKVHQLSLEKDQMVQLLVEGSGIVIGEQEGTEEASSNLPGLIYRCLEKIKERSASLETPFVDKDHFENFQSLLYVRGLELMLCEEILEEDMLVRSQLNDLSNQFKVTSQELFALKEEKDVLQKGLEQSEEKSGLLKEKLSMAVKKGKGLVQDREKLKVLMEEKMSEIEKLRLELQQEESRFAECGEQISSLSADLDRSLKLESNLASMKEEKDQLEKLLFESNRRLHTVVESINCIVIPVDSAFLEPVQKLNLLSEYIYDCQTAKKQTEQELREVKEEASILAGKLAEARATMKLLEDALNTVKNDLAQLAGEKNEMETGKKNIEIELQKTIEQRDESQSRVFKLESDVEGLEGSCREMRLKIEDYQAKEDRWKEKEAELLSSYNSLLMKVKEAEEPLLSASQLRTLMEMLSGIEIPLVESEDLEPHISADVKKLFSVIGSLTDLQNRINLLSNEKEELQSTLSRQNFEIQHLKGEIETHVRNKPDLEHMKMELSEVTFGLEKIIVVLGGKEFIGGQISVGMKVLLPVLEKQVNAFLLEAKTSKSKAEELGTKLAGSQKVVNELSTKVKLLEDSIQGRTVPPEVVQERSIFEAPSASTGSEISEIEDLGSFGKNPISSAPLAAHVRTMRKGSTDHLALNIDSEADRLINSKETDKQKCRSFNSLNTSGLIPKQGKLIADRVDGIWVSGGQVLSSRPRARLGLIAYCLLLHIWLLGTVL encoded by the exons ATGTCTGAATTTCACGATTTGGAAAATTCTGGAACTGTTGATAATCGACCTATTTATCCTCAATCTTCGACTAATCAG gtAGAGCTTTCCCATGTTGATAGCAGAGAAGATCTGTTTGTGGATGCTCCAGATGAGTTGAATAATGATAATAAGGAAGGTGGAATGCCCGCTGTAAGTCCAAACGTCGCCGTTTCGGAGGGAAAACGGAATGCAGTAGCTAGGCTGTTTGATGAAACGGATAATAATGATAGTAATCACTTCGTCAATGAAATGGAGCACCTGCGAGCTTTGCTGGAGCAGGCAGTTGACGAAAAAGAGAGACTTGAGGTCAAATACAAG GAAGAAATGGAGGTGCTCTCAAGGGAGATTCATATGAAGGATCAAGAGATTGAAAGGTTGAATGCAAGGGATATAAGTTCTGTAGCTGAAGCTGGGAAGGAGGTTTTTACAGAGAAGAACCGGCAGTATGAGGTTACGATGGAGAGGATTTTGGCTGCTCTTGCGTCAGTTGTTAATCAAGGAGATGTTATGGGTCATTCCAGTGGGGAACAGGTTGACCTTGTTGAGAAAAGCATGTTGGCATTAATCGAGAAGTATAACCAATTTCTTTTTGAAGTTAATCAACTTAGGCAGTGTTTGACAAAGGCTGAGTATGATTTTGGTGTGCAGGAGTTTGGGACTCTATTTGTTGCGGTCCGTgatgagttatttgagttgagGAGGAAGGAAGCACTGCTGGTTGAAAAAATAGGCCTTTTGGAAGATGAAAATAGGAAATTTGTTGAACAAGTTGAAAATGAGAAAGTGACAGTGAATACACTGAATTCGGAGCTTGGAAAAACAAAGGCTGAGTGTGAAGAGGAAAAGATGAAGTGTGCTAATACTAAAGAAAAGCTGAATTTGGCCGTGACAAAAGGGAAGTCATTGGTTCAGCAGCGGGATGCTCTGAAGCAGTCTCTGGCTGATAAAGCAAGTGAGCTTGATAAATGTCTGGCTGAATTGCAAGAGAAGACTAGTGCCCTAGAGGCTGCTGAATCACACAACGTTGAATTGGTGAAAAGTGAAAACTTGGTTGCATCATTGCAAGAATTACTCTCGCAAAAGACCTTGATTGTTGAGACATTTGAACACATCCTGTCGCATCTTGATGTACCTGAGGAACTCCAATCAGTGGATATTGTTGGAAGAGCTAGATGGCTTGCTAATGAAAGAAATGAATTGAAGGGTGCTTCCTTGGACTTCTGTAGATTGAAAGATTCCATTTGTGCAATTGATTTACCAGAAAACGTCTCCTTTTCTGATTTAGGTTCTCGCTTGGCTTGGCTTAAGGAATCTTTTTACCGGGCTAAAGATGATATAAATATGTTGCAAAATGAAATGTCCAGAACAAAGGAAACTGCAAGTGATGAGATAGATAAATTGAGTGCTTTACGTTCGGCTGTACAACAAGAGAAGGACTACATTATGGAAGAATTAGATCACCTCAGAATTAAAAACGATGAAATTGTTGCAAAGGCAGAACAGATATCATTGGACAAGGATCATTTAAGCGATTCACTTGCAGCAGAACTAACTGAGAAGGATAAAATCCAAAAGGAGTTGGATGATCtcacaaataaatatgaaaatatagttGGGAAGGTCCATCAACTTTCATCAGAGAAAGATCAGATGTTTCGGTTGTTGGTAGAGGGTTCTGGAAAAGTGATGGGAGATCAAGAAGTGATCGAAGAGACTTCTTCTAATCTACCCGTGTTAATAGATAGGTGCTTAGAGAAGCTAAAGGAACAAACAAGTCCATCTGTGGAGACTCCTTTTGTGGATGCAGAACTGTTTGAAAAATACCAAAGTCTTTTGTATGTTAGGGATCTGGAGTTGATGCTTTGTAAGGAAATCCTAGAAGAAGATATGCTGGTGTGGTCACAACTGAATGATCTGTCAAATCAGTTCAGAGTAACTTCTCAGGAACTTTTTTCATTGAAGGAGGAGAAAGATGTTCTGCAAAAAGATCTTGAACGATCAGAGGAGAAAGCTGGTCTGGTGAGGGAGAAGTTAACAATGGCAGTTAAGAAAGGAAAGGGACTGGTTCAAGACCGGGACAACTTAAAAATTCTTCTGGAGGAAAAGAAGTCAGAAATTGAGAAGCTGAGGCTTGAGATACAACAGGAAGAATCTAGAGTTGCTGAGTGCAGGGATCAGATCAATACTTTGTCTGCTGATTTAGAGCGTGTACCGAAGTTGGAGAGCAACCTTGTAGCTATGAAAGAAGAAAGGGATCAACTTGAGAAGTTCCTAACTGAGAGCAATAGCATATTGCAAAGGGTAGTTGAATCTATTGATCGCATTGTTATTCCGGTTGACTCAGAATTTCTAGAGCCTGTAGAGAAGCTGGACTTGCTTGCtgggtattttggtgattgtcGGACTGCCAATACACAGACTGAACAAGAGTTGATGGAAGTGAAGGAAGAGTCTAGTAACCTGGCTGGCAAGTTAGCCCAGGCCCAAGAAACTATGAAATTACTTGAAGATGCATTGGCTGTTGTGAAAAATGATTTGTCTCAACTTGCTGAAGAGAAGAAGGAGATGGAATTTGATAAAAAACATATAGAAATAGAGTTGCAGAAAACAATTGAAGAAGCTCGTTTACTTGAAAAGGCTTGCGACGCTAGAAAGTCACTTGAAGAGGCGTTGTCACAGGCAGAAAATAAAACTTCAGTGCTTATCACTGAGAAAGAGGATGTCCAAGGTAACAAATCTGCTTCAGATATGGAAGTggagaaaatgagagaggaaattgCTATTCAGACCAGCAGACTCGCAGAGGCATATAACACTATAACTACACTTGAAAATGCACTTTCTCTGGCAGAGAAGACTGTTGCTTCACTAACTGAACAAAATAACAATGCACAAGTGGAAATAACCAACTTGGACAATGAGCTGAAGAAACTAAAAAATGAAACTGATACACACACTAGCCAGCTGAAAGATGCTGGCATAACCATAAAATTGCCGGACAATGTGTTGGCTAAGGCAGAAAATGACTTTTCTGCACTTCTAGGTGAAAAAAGAACTGCTGATCAGGAGGTGTCAACTCTTAATTCCAAACTGAACGTATGCATGGAAGAGTTGGCTGGAAGCAGTGGCAACTTAGCAAGCAGATCAATGGAGTTGATTGGTCATCTCAACAATCTTCAAATGCTTGCCAAAGACCAAAGTTTGTTGTCTACAATGAGACAATGCTTTGACAGGAATACGGAGCGCCTTAAAGATATGGATCTTACCATTAAAAATGTAAGGGAGTATTTGTTTGACAAGGATTTGAAACTGCAGCAAGGTTACCCATTCAGTGAG GATATTGCTAGCCTGCTGAGACAATTTTCTGATGATATTGATAATACTTTAAACATTGAAATGGAGAATGATGAAGCAAATGCAATAAATGCTGTTGATGTTTCTTTATGTTTTAGAAGAGTTACTGAAGGGTTTCAGATGCGAAACAAAATCCTTGCAGATAGGTTTGAGGGCTTTTCAAGCTTCCTAGATGAGTCAATAGCAACCCTGTTAAAAAAATTACAGGCCATAGAGGATGAGGTAAAAAGTATGATCAAGCATAAGGAATCCTTTAAACAAGAATATGTTCAAAAGGAGTTGGACGATCTCAcaagtaaatatgaaaaagtagtTGAGAAGGTCCATCAACTTTCATTAGAGAAAGACCAGATGGTCCAGTTGTTGGTAGAGGGTTCTGGAATAGTGATAGGTGAACAAGAAGGGACTGAAGAGGCTTCTTCTAATCTACCCGGGCTAATATATAGGTGCTTAGAGAAGATAAAGGAACGAAGTGCATCTTTGGAGACTCCTTTTGTGGATAAAgatcattttgaaaattttcaaagtcttTTGTATGTTAGGGGTCTGGAGTTGATGCTTTGTGAGGAAATTCTGGAAGAAGATATGTTGGTGAGGTCACAACTGAATGATCTGTCAAATCAGTTCAAAGTAACTTCTCAGGAACTTTTTGCATTGAAGGAGGAGAAAGATGTTCTGCAAAAAGGTCTTGAACAATCAGAGGAGAAATCTGGTCTGTTGAAGGAGAAGTTATCAATGGCAGTCAAGAAAGGGAAGGGATTGGTTCAAGATCGGGAAAAATTGAAAGTTCTTATGGAGGAAAAAATGTCAGAAATTGAGAAGTTGAGGCTTGAGTTACAACAGGAGGAATCTAGATTTGCTGAGTGCGGGGAGCAGATCAGTTCTTTGTCTGCTGATTTAGACCGCAGCCTGAAGTTGGAGAGCAACCTTGCATCTATGAAAGAGGAGAAGGATCAACTTGAAAAGTTATTGTTTGAGAGCAATAGAAGATTGCATACGGTAGTTGAATCTATTAATTGCATTGTTATTCCAGTTGACTCAGCATTTCTAGAGCCTGTACAGAAGCTGAACTTGCTTTCTGAGTATATTTATGATTGTCAGACTGCCAAGAAACAGACTGAACAAGAGTTGAGGGAAGTGAAGGAAGAGGCTAGCATCCTGGCTGGCAAGTTAGCAGAGGCCCGAGCAACTATGAAATTACTTGAAGACGCATTGAATACAGTGAAAAATGATTTGGCTCAACTTGCTGGAGAGAAAAACGAGATGGAAACTGGTAAAAAGAATATAGAAATAGAGTTGCAGAAAACAATTGAACAAAGAGATGAATCTCAAAGCAGGGTTTTCAAGTTGGAGAGTGATGTAGAAGGATTGGAAGGTTCATGCAGAGAAATGAGGCTTAAGATAGAGGATTATCAAGCCAAAGAAGACAGATGGAAGGAAAAGGAGGCAGAACTTTTGTCATCGTACAATAGTTTGTTAATGAAAGTAAAAG AAGCTGAGGAGCCTCTGTTGTCAGCATCTCAATTAAGAACTTTGATGGAAATGTTAAGTGGGATTGAAATTCCTCTTGTGGAGTCTGAAGACCTGGAGCCCCATATCTCTGCTGATGTTAAGAAACTGTTTTCTGTTATTGGTAGTTTAACTGATTTGCAGAATCGAATAAATTTGCTCTCTAATGAAAAGGAAGAACTGCAGTCTACACTTTCAAGACAGAATTTTGAAATTCAGCATCTTAAAGGAgaaattgaaacacatgttagaAACAAGCCAGACTTGGAACATATGAAAATGGAGCTGTCTGAGGTTACATTTGGTTTGGAAAAGATTATTGTTGTGTTGGGAGGAAAGGAGTTCATTGGAGGCCAAATTTCTGTTGGTATGAAAGTGCTTTTGCCTGTTCTAGAAAAGCAGGTTAATGCATTCCTGTTGGAGGCCAAAACTTCAAAATCCAAAGCAGAGGAACTTGGTACCAAGTTGGCTGGAAGCCAAAAGGTCGTGAATGAATTGTCAACTAAGGTTAAGTTACTTGAAGATTCTATACAGGGTAGGACTGTTCCACCTGAGGTTGTCCAGGAAAGGAGCATCTTTGAAGCACCTTCTGCATCCACTGGGTCTGAAATATCTGAAATTGAAGATCTg GGATCATTTGGAAAGAACCCAATATCTTCTGCGCCCTTAGCTGCCCATGTCAGAACCATGCGAAAAGGATCAACTGACCATCTTGCACTTAATATTGACTCAGAAGCTGACCGCTTGATCAACAGCAAGGAAACTGATAAGCAGAAAT GTCGTTCGTTCAACTCCCTCAACACATCGGGTCTCATCCCAAAACAAGGAAAGTTGATTGCAGATCGAGTCGATGGAATCTG GGTATCCGGTGGTCAGGTTCTAAGCAGTCGTCCCAGAGCAAGGCTAGGCCTCATTGCCTATTGTCTTCTCCTGCATATATGGCTACTCGGAACCGTTTTATAA